The Benincasa hispida cultivar B227 chromosome 11, ASM972705v1, whole genome shotgun sequence genome has a segment encoding these proteins:
- the LOC120091889 gene encoding zinc-finger homeodomain protein 10-like encodes MELEDHEEDDMEIVEPPSNYIDKIHPLSRFTKNPSPVHSNRPHLPSNSNPILYNYNYKECLKNHAVAVGGHALDGCCEFMPAGPHGSLDALKCAACNCHRNFHRRDITDDGESGPQYISYWRGPRMLALPSSSPGRKRVRTKFTEEQKEKMVEMAEKMEWRIQKKDEAAVMEFCNEIGVKRRVLKVWMHNNKNTFRKESKHN; translated from the coding sequence ATGGAGTTGGAGGATCACGAAGAAGACGACATGGAAATAGTAGAACCACCATCAAACTACATCGACAAAATCCACCCACTTTCCCGGTTCACCAAAAACCCATCTCCGGTCCACTCGAACCGCCCTCACCTTCCCTCCAACTCCAACCCCATCCTCTACAACTACAACTACAAAGAGTGCTTAAAAAACCACGCCGTCGCAGTCGGCGGCCACGCCCTCGACGGGTGCTGCGAGTTCATGCCCGCTGGACCCCATGGCTCTCTCGACGCCCTCAAATGCGCTGCGTGTAACTGCCACCGCAACTTCCACCGCAGAGACATCACCGACGACGGAGAATCGGGGCCGCAGTACATTTCGTACTGGCGTGGTCCGAGGATGCTGGCGCTGCCTTCGTCGTCGCCGGGACGGAAGCGGGTGAGGACAAAGTTCACGGAGGAGCAGAAGGAGAAGATGGTGGAGATGGCGGAGAAAATGGAGTGGCGGATTCAGAAGAAGGATGAAGCGGCGGTGATGGAATTCTGCAATGAAATCGGCGTGAAGCGGCGGGTGTTGAAGGTTTGGATGCATAACAACAAGAACACGTTTCGTAAGGAATCCAAACATAACTAA